The stretch of DNA CGCGGATCTCCAGGGAGTACGCCGCGGCTGCGGCCAGCGCGGCCAGGCGATCGGCCATCCCGTCGTCGATCAGCGTGCCATTGGTCAGGACGGTGGTCGGAGCCACGGCCAGGGCGTCGGCGAGCAGGTCGAGGAGTTCCGGATGGAGGAAGGGCTCCCCGCCGGTGAAGTAGAACTCCCGGACACCGAGCTGCTCGGCCTCCTCGATGTAGCGACGGATACCCGTCGCGTCCAGTCCCGGAAGCCAGGGGTGCCGCGGGCCGCTCGCGTTGAAGCAGTGCCGGCAGGCGAGGTTGCAGAGGGTCCCGGTGAGCTGGAACCAGAGGCTCCGCAACTCGCGGAATGGCGCGGCCGGCGCCGCCGTCTGCGCGAGTCTCCGGGCTCCCGCTCCTTCGTTGTCGTTCACGACGAGGCTCCAGGCCGCCTGTCTTCAGCTTAAACCCGACGGGCCGCAGATCGAAGTCGGCGCCACGCCCCCAGCGCGGCCCGCAGGAGCCGGCCGGCGACGCCACCGAAGAACCGGTCTGCGACCACCGTCCCGATCGCCTGCTGGACCGCGTCCGAATAGGTCGGGTAGACGTGCATGGTGGTGGCGATCCGGCGGGGCCGGAGACCGAGGGTGAGAGCCAGGGCCACCTCCGTGATCGCCTCCCCGGCGCGCTGCCCGACGATGGTGGCGCCGAGGAGCGCGCCGTCTCCACGATGGATGAGCTTGACGAAGGCCTCGGCATCGTCCTCGCACACCGCCCGGTCGATCAGGGCTCCGTCCCGCCGGGTCACCCGCACCCCCTCCCCCAGCCGGCGCCGGGCCTCCGCCTCGGTGAGGCCCACGTGCGCGACCTCGGGATCGGTGAAGGTCGTCCACGGCACGACGTCCGTGACGCCGGCGCCGCCGAAGGGCAGGAGCGCGTTGCGGACAGCGTGGAAGGCCTGCCAGCCCGCAAAGTGGGTGAACTGATAGCCGCCGACACAGTCGCCGGCCGCGTAGATGTGGGAAACCGTCGTGCGCAGCCGGCGATCCACGGCGATCCCGTCGGTGGCCGAGTACTTCACGCCGATCGTCTCCAGTCCCAGGCCGTCGACGCGAGGCGTCCGCCCGACGGCGACCAGCAGCAGGTCGCCACGGACCTCGCGATCCGCCACGCGCAGGACAGAGGTCTCCCCGTCGCGCCGCACCGCGCTGACCCGGCCCTGGACGAGATCGATGCCCTCGCGGGCGAACACCCGGCCCAGCGCCTCGGCCGCCTCCGGCTCGTCCCTCGGCAAGAGCCGCTCGCCGACGAGCGTGACCTCGGCCCCGAGCCGGCGGTAGGCCTGGGCGAGCTCGACGCCGACCGGCCCGGCCCCGATCACCAGCAGGTGCCCGGGCAGGCGATCGTTGTCGAAGATCGTCTCGTAGGTGTGAAACGGGACCTCGCGCAGCCCCGGGAGATCCGGGACCCTCGGCCGCGCCCCGGTCGCAATGACGATCCGGCGGGCGCGGAGCGACTGGTCGCCGACCCGGATCGTGTGGGGATCGGCGAAGCATGCCGGTCCGCGCACGACCTCGATGCCTCGCTGGCGAAGCGCGTCCGGCGTCTCGCGCCGGGAGACGCGTTCGATCGCTTCGCGGACGTACGCCCGGACCCGGCCCATGTCGGTCTCGGCGGGCGGCGCGGAGACGCCGTAGCGGGCCGCCGTACGGACGGTGTGGGCCGCCTTTGCCGCCTTCAGGAGCGCCTTGCTCGGCACGCAGCCGGTCCAGGTGCAGTCGCCACCGATGTGGTGGCCCTCGACCAGCGCGACCCGGACACCGAAGCGAGTCGCCACCTCCGCTGCCGCCAGGCCGGCGCTGCCGGCACCGATGACGACCAGGTCGTGAGTATCCGACATGCCTCGCCTCCGCGGCGTCTCAGCTGGCGGCCGGTCCGCAAGGCCAGCGGCTCGGCGTGCTCGGGGTGGCCACACCGGGGCCTGGCGGCGCCCCTGGTATGATAGGGCTATGTGGAGCGGACACGTCGAGGCCCGCGGCGCCGCCGAGTGGCGAAGTCTGCTGGCCGCCCCGGTTCCCGGTCAGCACATCGCGCAGCTCTACACCGACCCGGAATTCCTCGCGTGCGCCGTCTGCGACTTTGCCGCCGAGGGTCTGCGCGCGGGTGACGCCGTCATCATCATCGCCACCCCTCCCCACTGGCGGGAGATCTCGGACCGGCTCGAGAGCCAGCGATTCGATCTCGACGACCTTCAGCGCCGCGCTCAGCTGACCGTTCTCGATGCCGCCTCGACCCTGGCCAGGCTGCTGGTCGACGGCATGCCGGATCCCGAGCGATTCCAGGCCGTGATCGGGGCCGCGATCGGAGCGGCCAGATCCGCCGGGTACCGGCGCGTCCGCGCCTTCGGGGAGATGGTCGACCTCCTGCGCCGGACCGACGTGACGGCAACCATCCGTCTCGAAGAGCTCTGGAATGACCTCCTGGCCACCCACGGCGCTTCGCTCCTGTGCGGCTACTCCATGGACCCATTCGACGCGGGTATCTACCGTGGACTCCTGCAGCGCGTATGCGCGGTGCATTCCGATCTCATCCCCGCGGAGGACTACAGCCGGCTCGAGGAGGCGGTCGAGCGCGCGTACGCCGAGGTGTTCGGGTCTGCCGACGACGCCGGCTTTCTGCGTCGCGTGTTCCTGGCCGAGTATCCCCGCCCATCCGCGATGCCGGATGCGGAGGCCGCCATTCTCGCCGCCCGGGAATTCGTCCCGACGACGATTGCCGGACTCCTCGAGAAAGCCCGGGACCATTATCAGGCGTCCGCGGCGCCCCGCTTCGGCGACTGAGCCGGGAGAAGCCGTGGAGCCGGCCCGAGTCGAGCGTCGCCGGAACAGGCCCGAGGACCTCGTCGCGGGCCACCTGGCCGCGATCGTCGACTCCTCGGACGACGCGATCATCAGCAAGAGCCTCGACGGGATCATCCTGAGCTGGAACACGGGAGCCGAGCGCTTGTTCGGCTACTCCGCGGCCGAGGCGATCGGGCAGCCGATCACCATCCTCATCCCGCCCGAGGACAGCGGCGAGGCGTTCGAGATCCTCAGCCGGATCCGGAGAGGCGAGCGTGTCGATCACTACGAGACCGTCCGCCTGCGGAAAGACGGACGTCCCGTCCACGTCTCACTGACCGTTTCACCGATCCGCGATCCCGGGGGGGCGATCATCGGCGCGTCGAAGATCGCCCGCGACATCACGGAACGCAAGACCGCCGAACTGACGATGCTGCAGCTCGCCGCCATCGTGGCCTCATCCGACGACGCGATCATCGGCAAGAGGCTCGACGGCATCATCGCGAGCTGGAACGCGGGCGCCGAGCGACTCTACCAGTACGCCGCCGACGAGGTGGTCGGCCGGCACATCAGCATCCTCGTGCCGTCCGACCAGCCCGATGAATTGCCCGACATCATGGCGCGCCTGCGGCGGGGTGAGCGGATCGAGCACTACGAGACGCAGCGCATACGAAAGGACGGGACGCGCATCCACGTCTCCGTCACGATCTCCCCGGTCAGGAACGCCGCCGGCGAGATCATCGGGGCCTCGGCGATAGCCCGCGACATCAGCCAGCGGCGACGGCTGGAAGAGGAACGAGGGCGCCTGCTGGAGGAAGAGCGCGAGCTTCACGCCGCCACCCAGCGCGCACGGCGGGAGGCGGAAGCCGCCAGTCGGGCCAAGGACGAATTCCTGGCGATGGTCTCGCACGAGCTCCGCAGTCCGCTCAATGCCATCGCCGGGTGGCTCCACATCTTGCGAGTCAAGCGGGACGATCCCGCGCTCTTCGACCGGGCGCTGACCACGGTGGACCGGAACACGCGGCTGCTCGCCAAGGTCGTGGACGACTTGCTCGAGGCCTCGCGTATCGTCGCCGGGCAGATCAGGGTGAACCGGCAGCCGGTCGACATCCCACCCATCGTGGAGACCGTCCTCGACACGATGCGGCCGGTCGCGGCCGAAAAGGGCGTCGTCCTCGAGTCGACCATGGACCCGTGGGCCGGACCAGCGCTGGGCGAGCCCGAGCGTCTGCACCAGATCATCGGGAACATCGTCGGCAACGCCATCAAGTTCACGCCGTCCGGGGGTCGCGTGGACGTGCGGGTTCGAAACGATGCCGCGCATGTCGAGATCGTGATCAGCGACACCGGCCGGGGCATCCCTGCGGAGTTCCTGCCTCACGTCTTCGAGGCCTTCCGGCAGGCGGACGCGGACAGCTCCCGCGCCCACGGAGGTCTGGGCCTCGGCCTGGCCATCGTGCATCATCTGGTGAAGCTGCACGAAGGGACGGTGAAGGCGGAAAGTCCCGGCGTCGGGAAGGGCGCACGCTTTACCGTCCGGCTCCCGCGGTTGAGGGACGAGGGGATCGGCCCGCCCGTCCTCTAGCCACGCTTCCGCGGCCCAGAACCCGAGTCGGGCCTGCTTTCTCGTACCCGCTTTCTCCCTGCTAGGGTCGCCACGAGCAGTCATGGGGTCCCACCGCCGCGTGTCTCGCCGCGAGTACGGTCGCGCGCCACGTAGAGGCGCGCCCTTCCCGAATGCACCGCGGCGTGGTCGCGTTCGAGATGATCGCCTCGGGACCGGCGTCGACGCCTACCGCCCGCGGGACCGGCAGTACGCATACAGGGCGTCGTACATCGGGAATTGCCGCGCCATGTTGTCGAAGTCATCCCGAGCGATCTCGCGGAATCCGGAGGCGGCGGCATAGAGTCCCGCGGACTCCGGCGTCAGCTCGCGCGCGTCCGTATCGGCGCCCCGCACGATGGGCGCCAGGGCGTGGAGCGCGGGATCCTCCAGCTTGAATTCGTCGAGGAACGCGTCGAACGAGCATCGCTCCCCGTGGTGTCCGAGGCGGACGCCTGGCACATCGAATGCCGTCGCCGCCTCCCGCCCGGCGACCTCGAGGACCTGGTCGGCGGGCACGAACAGGAAAACGGGCTCGTTGTCGATGAATCGGGTGATCAGCCACGGGCACGCGATCCGATCCACGCGCGCCTTCTCTCGAGTAACCCACTTCATGATGTCGCCTCCGTTCTATCCCCGCGCCCAGACGCTGAGCAGGCCCGCCGCGGCGCCGCCGGCAATCGGCACGGGCTCCGGCACTGTGAACCGCCACGGGAGCACCGGGGCAACGCGGAGCAAGTGCCCGATCCTCGGCCGTGGGTGGTTCCCGTCCGCCGCATCTCGCCGAGCTGACGCATCATTCGGCGTCGCTCTCCGCGTACGCAGCATAGAGAAAGTCGAACAGGATGAGCGCGTGCTTCAGGAGCTGGTCGTCGTCGCGGCTGCGCTGCTTGGCACCCGCGAGGATCGTCGCCACCCCGGGGGCCTCGC from Candidatus Methylomirabilota bacterium encodes:
- a CDS encoding MEDS domain-containing protein, with amino-acid sequence MWSGHVEARGAAEWRSLLAAPVPGQHIAQLYTDPEFLACAVCDFAAEGLRAGDAVIIIATPPHWREISDRLESQRFDLDDLQRRAQLTVLDAASTLARLLVDGMPDPERFQAVIGAAIGAARSAGYRRVRAFGEMVDLLRRTDVTATIRLEELWNDLLATHGASLLCGYSMDPFDAGIYRGLLQRVCAVHSDLIPAEDYSRLEEAVERAYAEVFGSADDAGFLRRVFLAEYPRPSAMPDAEAAILAAREFVPTTIAGLLEKARDHYQASAAPRFGD
- a CDS encoding PAS domain-containing sensor histidine kinase, coding for MEPARVERRRNRPEDLVAGHLAAIVDSSDDAIISKSLDGIILSWNTGAERLFGYSAAEAIGQPITILIPPEDSGEAFEILSRIRRGERVDHYETVRLRKDGRPVHVSLTVSPIRDPGGAIIGASKIARDITERKTAELTMLQLAAIVASSDDAIIGKRLDGIIASWNAGAERLYQYAADEVVGRHISILVPSDQPDELPDIMARLRRGERIEHYETQRIRKDGTRIHVSVTISPVRNAAGEIIGASAIARDISQRRRLEEERGRLLEEERELHAATQRARREAEAASRAKDEFLAMVSHELRSPLNAIAGWLHILRVKRDDPALFDRALTTVDRNTRLLAKVVDDLLEASRIVAGQIRVNRQPVDIPPIVETVLDTMRPVAAEKGVVLESTMDPWAGPALGEPERLHQIIGNIVGNAIKFTPSGGRVDVRVRNDAAHVEIVISDTGRGIPAEFLPHVFEAFRQADADSSRAHGGLGLGLAIVHHLVKLHEGTVKAESPGVGKGARFTVRLPRLRDEGIGPPVL
- a CDS encoding FAD-dependent oxidoreductase — translated: MSDTHDLVVIGAGSAGLAAAEVATRFGVRVALVEGHHIGGDCTWTGCVPSKALLKAAKAAHTVRTAARYGVSAPPAETDMGRVRAYVREAIERVSRRETPDALRQRGIEVVRGPACFADPHTIRVGDQSLRARRIVIATGARPRVPDLPGLREVPFHTYETIFDNDRLPGHLLVIGAGPVGVELAQAYRRLGAEVTLVGERLLPRDEPEAAEALGRVFAREGIDLVQGRVSAVRRDGETSVLRVADREVRGDLLLVAVGRTPRVDGLGLETIGVKYSATDGIAVDRRLRTTVSHIYAAGDCVGGYQFTHFAGWQAFHAVRNALLPFGGAGVTDVVPWTTFTDPEVAHVGLTEAEARRRLGEGVRVTRRDGALIDRAVCEDDAEAFVKLIHRGDGALLGATIVGQRAGEAITEVALALTLGLRPRRIATTMHVYPTYSDAVQQAIGTVVADRFFGGVAGRLLRAALGAWRRLRSAARRV
- a CDS encoding chromate resistance protein ChrB domain-containing protein, coding for MKWVTREKARVDRIACPWLITRFIDNEPVFLFVPADQVLEVAGREAATAFDVPGVRLGHHGERCSFDAFLDEFKLEDPALHALAPIVRGADTDARELTPESAGLYAAASGFREIARDDFDNMARQFPMYDALYAYCRSRGR